The stretch of DNA TTTCTGAGAATATGTTGTAAACATAAAGTTAAAGAAAAATTCAGGATTGTTGTGAGCAGAAGAGGAAGAAAAGCAGCCTTTTTTGAAAGATTTGTCTATAAATTGCCTACACCCCATTGACATTTGAATTACTTCGGTGGGTCAAGGAAGGCAAGACGAATAACCTCCTAAACTCAAAAGTAGCCTGCTACAAAACAGCCACACGTATGGACATAGTTGAAATCCTCAAACAGGATTACCAAAGGTTCCCCGCAAATCAGACGTACAGCATCTACGCACAAGATGTGTACTTCAAAGATCCTCTAAACGAATTTCGCGGCGTTGCAAAATATAAAGCGACGATCAAGTTTATTGAAACGTGGTTCATTGCGCCCAAAATGGACTTACACGATATCCGCCGCGAAGGAGACACAATCAAAACTGAGTGGACTTTAAGCTGGAATACTCCTGTACCCTGGAAACCCCGCATTGCAATTCCTGGTTGGAGTGAGTTGCGTGTCAATCAACAGGACATTATTACTTCTCACGTCGATTATTGGAAATGTTCGCGGCTAGACGTCATTAAACAACACCTATTTCCTACCAAGA from Chroococcidiopsis sp. TS-821 encodes:
- a CDS encoding DUF2358 domain-containing protein, with protein sequence MDIVEILKQDYQRFPANQTYSIYAQDVYFKDPLNEFRGVAKYKATIKFIETWFIAPKMDLHDIRREGDTIKTEWTLSWNTPVPWKPRIAIPGWSELRVNQQDIITSHVDYWKCSRLDVIKQHLFPTKNR